Proteins found in one Strigops habroptila isolate Jane chromosome W, bStrHab1.2.pri, whole genome shotgun sequence genomic segment:
- the LOC115618992 gene encoding LOW QUALITY PROTEIN: adhesion G protein-coupled receptor G3-like (The sequence of the model RefSeq protein was modified relative to this genomic sequence to represent the inferred CDS: inserted 2 bases in 1 codon; deleted 1 base in 1 codon), whose amino-acid sequence MELLNISRAVTQDILIAFSPMEHPRMLNVMEKGKAGKIQLPRAIFRFLSSQTVRVVVTVLNIPQLGMFQEVNQTGQVLVDTVVGITVGEMSISGLRDPMQLTFTHRRLPHGVTPQCVFWDPSKGQAGGWSSSGCVTQPGDKGTVSTCDHLTFFTLLLNPALDGSTAQALMAIATAGCRVAMACFTITITFCIFFRCRFRSXMGLHVNLVGSLLLLNLAFLLNSGLSGGTLLGTCKVRGGLTDYCLLCCFTWVVLGGCHPYLLFIKVLGTYIHHDLVKLCLVGWGEHHQPQ is encoded by the exons atggagctcctGAACATCAGCAGAGCTGTCACCCAGGACATCCTCATTGCTTTTTCCCCCATGGAG CACCCCAGGATGCTGAATGTGAtggagaaggggaaggcagggaaaaTCCAGCTCCCTAGGGCAATATTCCGGTTCCTGAGCAGCCAGACAGTGCGTGTGGTGGTGACAGTCCTCAACATCCCACAGCTGGGCATGTTCCAG GAGGTCAACCAGACAGGGCAGGTCCTGGTG GACACCGTGGTGGGCATCACAGTGGGAGAGATGAGCATCTCCGGGCTGCGGGACCCCATGCAGCTCACCTTCACCCATAGGCGGCTGCCCCAC GGTGTCACCCCACAATGTGTCTTCTGGGATCCCAGCAAAG ggcaggcaggaggctggagcagcagcggATGTGTCACGCAGCCTGGGGACAAGGGGACAGTCTCCACCTGCGACCATCTCACCTTCTTCACCCTCCTCCTG AACCCAGCTCTGGATGGGTCCACAGCACAAGCCCTGATGGCTATTgccactgctggctgcagggtaGCCATGGCTTGCTTCACCATCACCATCACCTTCTGCATCTTCTTCAG GTGCAGGTTCAGGTC CATGGGGCTGCATGTGAACCTGGtgggcagcctgctcctccTCAACCTGGCCTTCCTGCTCAACAGCGGGCTCTCCGGTGGGACCCTGCTGGGGACCTGCAAGGTCCGGGGGGGGCTCACCGACtactgcctgctctgctgcttcacctgggtggtgctggggggctgTCACCCCTACCTTCTCTTCATCAAGGTCCTCGGCACCTACATCCACCACGACCTGGTGAAGCTGTGCCTGGTGGGCTGGGGTGAACACCACCAGCCTCAGTGA